From Leptolyngbya sp. KIOST-1, one genomic window encodes:
- the pyrF gene encoding orotidine-5'-phosphate decarboxylase: protein MTVDQRIIVPLDVSSATAALALVESLPQVSFWKVGLELFVSAGPTLIEALKVRQKRVFLDLKFHDIPNTMAGACAAAGHWGVDLITVHTAAGREALVAAQSAAIAGASAAGLDPPVLLGVTLLTSISPNALAEELKVPLGLTDYALQMARLAQDSGLGGAVCSPQEANQLRRFLPADFTLVCPGVRPSWASSDDQRRTLTPVQALQAGATYLVIGRPITADPNPAAAFERICQECSTAIAP from the coding sequence ATGACCGTTGACCAGCGCATAATCGTACCTCTGGATGTCTCCTCCGCCACGGCCGCCCTGGCCCTGGTAGAGTCTCTGCCCCAGGTGAGCTTTTGGAAGGTGGGGCTGGAGCTGTTCGTCAGTGCTGGCCCCACGCTGATTGAGGCCCTCAAGGTGCGGCAGAAGCGGGTGTTTCTCGACCTCAAGTTTCACGATATTCCCAACACCATGGCTGGGGCCTGTGCGGCGGCGGGGCACTGGGGGGTCGATCTGATCACGGTGCACACCGCCGCTGGCCGAGAGGCCCTGGTGGCGGCTCAATCGGCGGCGATCGCCGGAGCGAGCGCCGCCGGCCTGGATCCTCCCGTCCTGCTGGGGGTAACCCTGCTGACCAGCATCAGCCCCAATGCCCTGGCGGAGGAACTCAAAGTTCCCCTCGGCCTGACTGACTATGCCCTACAGATGGCCCGGCTGGCCCAGGACAGTGGCCTGGGAGGGGCAGTCTGCTCCCCCCAGGAGGCCAATCAGCTGCGGCGCTTTTTGCCCGCCGACTTTACCCTGGTGTGTCCGGGGGTGCGGCCCAGCTGGGCCAGTAGTGACGATCAGCGCCGCACGCTGACCCCGGTGCAGGCGCTGCAGGCCGGGGCTACCTACCTGGTGATTGGGCGTCCCATCACCGCTGACCCCAACCCCGCCGCCGCCTTTGAGCGCATCTGCCAAGAATGTTCCACCGCGATCGCTCCCTAG
- the accB gene encoding acetyl-CoA carboxylase biotin carboxyl carrier protein yields the protein MELSVTDLRELVAALSQSDIVELTLKSSDFELTLRKPGAMVATAPSVTPGAVQEVVVSAPAPIVEPIPTATTPPAVPPGKGSDLIAINSPMVGTFYRSPAPEEPPFVSVGDRISTGQTVCIIEAMKLMNELEAEVSGEVVEILVDNSQPVEFGQTLMLVRPV from the coding sequence GTGGAATTAAGCGTTACCGACCTGAGAGAATTAGTCGCCGCCCTGAGCCAGAGCGATATTGTAGAGCTAACCCTCAAGAGTTCAGATTTTGAGCTTACGCTGCGTAAACCCGGTGCCATGGTGGCAACAGCGCCCTCGGTGACGCCAGGGGCTGTGCAGGAGGTGGTGGTCAGCGCCCCTGCGCCCATCGTAGAGCCGATACCAACGGCCACTACCCCGCCTGCCGTCCCGCCAGGCAAGGGCAGCGATCTAATTGCCATCAACTCCCCCATGGTGGGGACGTTTTATCGATCACCAGCCCCCGAAGAGCCGCCCTTTGTCAGCGTGGGCGATCGCATCAGCACCGGGCAGACGGTGTGCATCATCGAAGCCATGAAGCTGATGAACGAGCTGGAGGCGGAGGTGAGCGGCGAGGTCGTGGAGATCCTGGTCGACAATTCTCAGCCCGTGGAGTTTGGCCAAACCCTGATGCTGGTGCGACCCGTCTAA
- the efp gene encoding elongation factor P: MISSNDFRTGTSIELDGSVWRVVEFLHVKPGKGSAFVRTKLKNVKTGNTVEKTFRAGETVPQAVIEKKDMQHTYRDGEDLVFMDMETYEEVRLTTAEIGPQVKYLKEEMAVSVVSWNGQILEVELPNSIVLEVTQTDPGVKGDTATGGTKPAILETGAQVMVPLFISIGEKIKVDTRTDAYLGRE, encoded by the coding sequence ATGATTTCTAGCAACGACTTTCGCACCGGTACCTCCATTGAGCTAGACGGCTCCGTCTGGCGGGTGGTCGAGTTTCTCCATGTCAAGCCGGGTAAAGGCTCCGCCTTTGTGCGCACTAAGCTCAAGAACGTCAAAACTGGCAACACCGTTGAAAAAACGTTTCGGGCGGGGGAAACGGTTCCCCAGGCGGTGATCGAAAAGAAAGACATGCAGCACACCTACCGGGACGGCGAAGATCTGGTGTTTATGGATATGGAAACCTACGAGGAAGTGCGGCTGACCACCGCCGAAATTGGCCCTCAGGTGAAGTATCTCAAAGAAGAAATGGCGGTCAGCGTCGTCAGCTGGAATGGTCAGATTTTGGAGGTCGAACTGCCCAACTCCATCGTGCTGGAGGTTACCCAAACCGATCCCGGCGTGAAGGGTGACACCGCCACGGGCGGTACCAAGCCCGCCATTCTCGAAACCGGTGCCCAGGTGATGGTGCCCCTGTTTATCTCAATTGGCGAAAAAATTAAGGTGGATACCCGCACCGACGCCTACCTGGGCCGCGAGTAG
- a CDS encoding peptidylprolyl isomerase produces the protein MSRRLGLNGCPLAQLGWGLMVVLSLWLGQTAPANALPTGALPASPLVAYLPPGNAITDGRALLRYSLPIDNSDIRTVQATLEGLSDWLRSKRWGPIAKDLNKVERILMRSREEILAAVPGGKRAAAISYLDDMEAQLVPLREAVDLRDRETVWLKRAAILEDVSRIEELMVKEFPFAVPPEYDTLPQLKGRATVEIKTNKGTMQAIIDGYSAPVTGGNFVDLVQRGFYDGMEFTRAEDNYVLQTGDPAGPEDGFIDPKTKAYRAVPLEILVKGDEAPVYGTTLEDIGRFLDAPVLPFSAFGTLGMARPNTDPNGGSSQFFFFLFEPEMTPAGLNLLDGRYAVFGYVVDNKEVLDQLTQGDRIESIRVVAGADNLVQPT, from the coding sequence ATGAGTAGACGGCTGGGTTTGAACGGGTGCCCTCTGGCACAGCTGGGGTGGGGGTTGATGGTGGTGCTGAGCCTGTGGCTGGGCCAAACCGCCCCGGCCAATGCCCTGCCCACGGGCGCTCTGCCCGCCAGCCCCCTGGTCGCCTACCTGCCGCCCGGCAACGCCATCACCGACGGTCGCGCCCTGCTGCGCTACTCCCTGCCCATCGACAATTCGGATATTCGAACGGTGCAGGCCACCCTGGAAGGGCTATCGGACTGGCTGCGCAGCAAGCGCTGGGGACCAATTGCCAAGGATCTGAACAAGGTGGAGCGGATTTTGATGCGCAGCCGGGAGGAGATCCTGGCGGCGGTGCCCGGCGGCAAGCGGGCCGCGGCCATTTCCTACCTCGACGACATGGAGGCCCAGCTGGTGCCCCTGCGCGAGGCGGTGGATCTGCGCGATCGCGAGACCGTGTGGCTGAAGCGAGCGGCCATTCTCGAAGATGTCAGCCGCATTGAAGAGCTGATGGTGAAGGAGTTCCCCTTTGCGGTACCGCCGGAGTACGACACGCTGCCCCAGCTCAAGGGGCGGGCCACGGTGGAAATCAAAACCAATAAAGGCACCATGCAGGCCATCATCGACGGCTACAGCGCTCCCGTGACCGGCGGCAACTTTGTCGACCTGGTGCAGCGGGGGTTCTACGACGGCATGGAATTTACCCGAGCCGAGGATAACTACGTGCTGCAAACGGGCGACCCGGCGGGTCCCGAAGACGGCTTTATCGACCCCAAAACCAAGGCCTACCGCGCTGTACCCCTGGAAATTTTAGTCAAGGGCGACGAGGCCCCGGTCTACGGCACCACGCTGGAGGACATCGGTCGCTTTTTAGACGCGCCGGTGCTGCCCTTCTCCGCCTTCGGCACCCTGGGAATGGCCCGCCCCAATACCGATCCCAACGGCGGCTCCTCACAGTTTTTCTTCTTTTTGTTTGAGCCGGAGATGACCCCAGCGGGGCTGAACCTGCTGGACGGGCGCTACGCGGTGTTTGGCTACGTGGTGGACAACAAAGAGGTGCTCGACCAGCTCACCCAGGGCGATCGCATCGAGTCGATTCGGGTGGTGGCCGGGGCCGATAACCTGGTGCAGCCCACCTGA
- the thiL gene encoding thiamine-phosphate kinase, whose amino-acid sequence MSDPHTIADLGELGLLQRLFRFCPGDVVGDDGAVVAVPPDQRLVVTTDVLVDGVHFSDRTTSPADVGWRAVSANLSDLAAMGATPLGITVGLSLPGHTPLAWVEELYQGMAACLARWGGAVLGGDLCRADTRSIAITALGSVPSDRALYRHRAQPGQAIVATGDHGLSRAGLELLLHPERGSGVAAADRDRWIAAHQRPQPRFDAIAALWDVVGTGAEAAAIAAMDSSDGLANAVLQIGQASGVGASLQASELPIDPAVAAWVGRSQAIDWCLYGGEDFELVLCLPWPVAESLRGRLGQPCAIVGETTSTPAVELHSADSTRVLRFDQGFQHFTAATSGEVGPEPGSKQ is encoded by the coding sequence GTGAGCGATCCACACACCATTGCCGACCTGGGGGAACTGGGGCTGCTGCAGCGGCTGTTCCGGTTCTGCCCCGGCGATGTGGTTGGCGACGACGGTGCGGTGGTGGCCGTCCCCCCGGACCAGCGGCTGGTGGTGACCACCGATGTGCTGGTGGATGGAGTGCACTTTAGCGATCGCACCACTAGCCCCGCCGACGTGGGCTGGCGCGCGGTGTCCGCCAACCTGTCTGACCTGGCCGCCATGGGTGCCACCCCCCTGGGCATCACCGTGGGCCTGAGCCTGCCGGGGCACACTCCCCTGGCCTGGGTGGAGGAGTTGTACCAGGGTATGGCCGCCTGCCTGGCCCGCTGGGGCGGCGCGGTGCTGGGGGGCGATCTCTGTCGCGCCGACACCCGCAGTATTGCCATTACCGCCCTGGGCAGCGTGCCCTCCGATCGCGCCCTCTACCGCCATCGGGCCCAGCCGGGGCAGGCGATCGTGGCCACGGGGGACCACGGGCTGTCGCGAGCGGGGCTGGAGCTACTGCTGCACCCAGAGCGCGGCTCAGGCGTCGCGGCCGCCGACCGCGACCGCTGGATTGCCGCCCACCAGAGGCCCCAGCCCCGGTTCGATGCGATCGCCGCCCTCTGGGATGTCGTGGGCACCGGGGCAGAGGCCGCCGCGATCGCCGCTATGGACTCCAGCGATGGCCTGGCCAACGCGGTGCTGCAGATCGGTCAGGCCAGCGGGGTGGGAGCCAGTCTACAGGCCTCAGAGCTGCCGATCGATCCCGCGGTGGCGGCCTGGGTGGGGCGATCGCAGGCGATCGACTGGTGCCTCTACGGCGGCGAGGACTTTGAGCTGGTGCTGTGCCTGCCCTGGCCCGTGGCAGAATCCCTCCGGGGCAGACTGGGGCAGCCCTGCGCCATTGTCGGTGAAACCACATCCACCCCGGCGGTGGAACTGCACTCAGCGGACTCAACCAGGGTTCTCCGGTTTGACCAGGGGTTTCAGCACTTCACGGCGGCGACTTCAGGGGAAGTCGGCCCAGAACCCGGCTCTAAACAATAG
- a CDS encoding sensor histidine kinase yields MTANPLDDLRPLCRDEAAFEQLQQVLAQREASREQSQLDEVRQAQRTQILEAQRQAAEAASQAKSRFLAMISHELRTPLNAVLGLSALLSRQVVGPLNAKQAEYLDYIHGSGEHLLAIISDILDLSKVETGQEHLRLAEVSLAELCQTCLAMVQPQAAEKGLTLSYQGSAEVSTCLADERRLRQMLLNLLSNAVKFTYRGQIALAVRRCGAQIEFQVSDTGIGIPADQLEHIFQPFTQLDRGLNRQYDGTGLGLALTRQLAQLHGGHLRVESQVGRGSQFFLRLPLQGPAASGAARPTVRLGQNDLRLVLIDNDLDHHRALVAYVRTCGWQVTGCRSWAEVQQYLRAHRPDLVIVGDREARNLALGDYLKQLKPPQVAQPIKVAILRPNDLALDTLADADAYIDLPLTIAKLERVLSL; encoded by the coding sequence ATGACTGCTAATCCTCTGGATGACCTGCGGCCCCTCTGTCGAGACGAGGCCGCCTTTGAGCAACTCCAGCAGGTGCTGGCCCAGCGCGAGGCCAGCCGCGAGCAGAGCCAGCTCGATGAGGTTCGTCAGGCTCAGCGCACTCAGATTCTAGAGGCCCAGCGCCAGGCCGCCGAGGCCGCTAGCCAGGCCAAAAGTCGGTTTTTAGCCATGATCAGCCACGAGCTGCGCACACCCCTCAACGCGGTTTTGGGTCTGTCGGCTCTGTTGTCGCGCCAGGTGGTTGGCCCCCTTAACGCCAAACAGGCAGAGTACCTCGACTACATTCACGGCAGCGGCGAGCATTTGCTTGCCATCATCAGCGATATTCTCGACCTGTCCAAGGTCGAAACCGGGCAGGAGCACCTGCGGCTCGCCGAGGTGTCCCTAGCGGAGCTGTGCCAGACCTGCCTGGCCATGGTTCAGCCCCAGGCCGCCGAAAAGGGGCTGACGCTGAGCTATCAGGGCTCGGCGGAGGTCTCTACCTGCCTGGCCGACGAGCGCCGCCTGCGCCAGATGCTGCTCAACCTCCTGTCCAACGCGGTGAAATTCACCTACCGGGGGCAAATTGCCCTGGCCGTGCGGCGCTGCGGGGCCCAGATCGAATTTCAAGTTTCGGACACCGGCATTGGCATTCCGGCCGACCAGCTAGAGCATATTTTTCAGCCCTTTACCCAGCTCGATCGCGGCCTCAATCGGCAGTACGACGGCACTGGTCTGGGGCTGGCCCTGACCCGCCAGCTGGCCCAGCTCCACGGGGGGCACCTGCGGGTTGAGTCCCAGGTGGGGCGGGGCAGCCAGTTTTTCCTGCGGCTGCCCCTACAGGGGCCAGCGGCCAGCGGCGCGGCGCGGCCAACGGTGCGGCTGGGGCAGAATGACCTGCGCCTGGTGCTCATAGATAATGATCTGGACCACCACCGTGCCCTGGTCGCCTACGTGCGCACCTGCGGGTGGCAGGTGACCGGCTGCCGCAGCTGGGCCGAGGTGCAGCAATACCTGCGGGCCCACAGGCCCGACCTGGTGATCGTGGGCGATCGCGAAGCTCGCAACCTAGCCCTGGGGGACTACCTCAAACAGCTCAAGCCTCCCCAGGTGGCCCAACCCATCAAGGTGGCCATCCTGCGCCCCAACGATCTCGCCCTCGACACCCTAGCGGACGCCGATGCCTACATTGACTTGCCCCTCACCATTGCCAAGCTGGAGCGAGTTCTGTCGCTGTAG
- the clpS gene encoding ATP-dependent Clp protease adapter ClpS yields the protein MTSVLPQAASSAPTIAPEKTRQTTRKPYPNYKIIVLNDDFNTFEHVAACLMKYIPGMGSDRAWELTNQVHHDGQATVWVGPLEQAELYHTQLTRAGLTMAPLEKA from the coding sequence ATGACTTCGGTTTTGCCCCAAGCGGCTTCCTCAGCGCCCACCATTGCCCCTGAAAAGACCCGCCAAACCACCCGCAAGCCGTACCCCAACTACAAAATCATCGTGCTCAACGACGACTTCAACACCTTTGAGCACGTGGCGGCCTGCCTGATGAAGTACATCCCGGGCATGGGCAGCGATCGCGCCTGGGAGCTGACCAACCAGGTGCACCACGACGGTCAGGCCACCGTCTGGGTGGGTCCGCTGGAGCAGGCGGAGCTTTACCACACGCAACTTACCCGCGCTGGCTTGACGATGGCACCCCTTGAGAAAGCATAA
- a CDS encoding DUF2103 domain-containing protein, which yields MTQASDGRLVWNHSTHLPGLIPILERLLDQPGIGTVTPGVIANVRAHSPELRVKVSVPIRGGFKLIARKGKTVQEVFVLTDLDKPTLESAIAQAVAAAG from the coding sequence ATGACACAAGCCTCGGACGGTCGCCTTGTCTGGAACCACTCCACCCATCTACCTGGGCTGATTCCTATCCTCGAACGTCTTCTGGACCAGCCCGGTATTGGCACCGTTACCCCCGGGGTAATCGCAAACGTCAGAGCCCACTCCCCCGAACTGCGAGTCAAGGTATCGGTACCCATTCGCGGCGGCTTCAAGCTGATTGCCCGCAAGGGTAAGACGGTGCAGGAAGTTTTTGTGCTCACCGACCTGGACAAGCCCACGCTGGAGAGCGCGATCGCCCAGGCGGTGGCGGCGGCCGGGTGA
- a CDS encoding tRNA (guanine-N1)-methyltransferase, protein MPQHVVQEGQARFRVGAAFYRPQSAIARDLATLAAALYRQRHGRLRVLDAMTGCGVRPLRYSLEAGADWVWANEGNPELAGLLQENLASLPGERYRLSHRDAHQVFLDCFQQRDFYDLVDIDNFGGPAPYVSTGLWATRLGGLLYLTSTDGRATGGHDPERSLRTYGAWARSHPAVYEQGLRLLLGHAAQTAAARGLGIEPVFSLFTGQVHRVMVRLTRKPTLNEKTYGFLAYCHRCGHFQTLPWRHLGRETCVCGPDTAPVVSGPLWLGPLHDGATVTAMQALAEDWTWRSQARLLATMAEEIDLPPYYFPLGEIGRRGRMDIPNRDRLIAALQAQGHRAAVASMDRQGVKTDAAFETCLAVARTIQQTRNPKPETRNL, encoded by the coding sequence TTGCCCCAGCATGTTGTTCAGGAAGGTCAGGCCAGGTTCAGGGTAGGGGCGGCATTTTACCGCCCCCAGAGCGCGATCGCCCGCGACCTCGCCACCCTGGCCGCCGCCCTCTACCGCCAGCGCCACGGTCGGCTGCGGGTGCTCGACGCCATGACCGGCTGCGGCGTGCGCCCCCTGCGCTACAGCCTGGAGGCCGGAGCCGACTGGGTGTGGGCCAACGAGGGCAATCCCGAACTGGCCGGCCTATTGCAGGAAAACCTTGCCAGTCTGCCGGGCGAACGCTACCGCCTGAGCCACCGGGATGCCCACCAGGTTTTCCTGGACTGCTTCCAGCAGCGCGACTTCTACGACCTGGTAGATATCGACAACTTTGGCGGCCCGGCCCCCTACGTCAGCACTGGGCTGTGGGCGACCCGCCTGGGCGGCCTGCTCTACCTGACCAGCACCGATGGCCGCGCCACGGGCGGTCACGACCCGGAGCGCAGTTTGAGAACCTACGGCGCCTGGGCGCGATCGCACCCCGCCGTCTACGAGCAGGGCTTGCGGCTACTCCTCGGCCACGCCGCCCAAACCGCCGCCGCCCGGGGGTTGGGCATCGAGCCCGTGTTTTCGCTGTTTACGGGGCAGGTGCATCGGGTGATGGTACGGCTGACCCGTAAACCAACGCTAAACGAGAAAACCTACGGATTTCTAGCCTACTGCCACCGCTGCGGCCACTTTCAGACCCTGCCCTGGCGGCACCTGGGCCGGGAAACCTGTGTCTGTGGCCCCGACACGGCCCCGGTGGTGAGCGGCCCCCTGTGGCTGGGACCGCTGCACGACGGAGCCACGGTGACCGCAATGCAGGCCCTGGCCGAGGACTGGACCTGGCGATCCCAGGCCAGGCTGTTAGCGACTATGGCCGAGGAGATTGACCTGCCGCCCTACTACTTTCCCCTGGGGGAAATTGGCCGCCGGGGGCGGATGGACATTCCCAACCGCGATCGGCTGATCGCGGCCCTGCAAGCCCAGGGCCATCGGGCCGCAGTTGCCTCCATGGACCGGCAGGGGGTCAAGACCGATGCGGCATTTGAGACTTGTCTGGCCGTAGCCAGGACCATTCAGCAAACCCGAAACCCAAAACCTGAAACCCGAAACCTGTAA
- a CDS encoding serpin family protein, translated as MEYQWISWAAIAGSLAVLSLGCAQLQAQPLVPADSPNQLTQTSAVAPEMNTELTQAQLAFGLALFEQLRQETPDQNVLVSPTSAALALAMAYNGAGGETQAAIANALSLHGLTIEQVNRGNQALTQHLAQLDPEVALAIANSLWVNEQLPVRADYIERMQAAYGAEVAALDFGRPTAADRINNWVKEQTRDRIPTIVDQLPPDQLLVLVNAVYFKGAWSEAFDSARTAERSFTLDSGERIQHPLMAQSGDYRYLETDQFQAVSLPYGNGSLSLEVLLPAPNTNLAEFSAQLTAENWQSWMNQMRSRPGNLQLPKFQFEYEADLIPALQALGMGIAFTEGQADFSGLTDLEAFINQVRHKTFIEVNEAGTEAAASTAIGIMPTSMPMPPADPFEMVVDRPFVAAIRDRDTGALLFVGAIVDPR; from the coding sequence ATGGAATACCAATGGATCAGCTGGGCCGCCATAGCGGGCAGTTTGGCAGTCCTGAGCCTGGGCTGTGCCCAGCTTCAAGCTCAGCCCCTTGTCCCGGCTGATTCCCCCAATCAGCTAACCCAGACCTCCGCTGTGGCCCCCGAAATGAACACCGAACTGACCCAGGCCCAGCTGGCCTTTGGCCTGGCCCTGTTTGAGCAGCTGCGCCAGGAGACCCCCGACCAAAACGTGCTGGTGTCGCCCACCAGCGCGGCCCTGGCCCTGGCGATGGCCTACAACGGGGCGGGTGGCGAAACCCAGGCGGCGATCGCCAATGCCCTGAGCCTGCATGGCCTGACCATTGAGCAGGTCAACCGTGGCAACCAGGCACTGACCCAGCACCTGGCCCAGCTCGACCCCGAGGTGGCGCTGGCGATCGCCAATTCCCTCTGGGTGAATGAGCAGCTGCCGGTGCGGGCCGACTACATCGAGCGCATGCAGGCCGCCTACGGTGCCGAAGTGGCTGCCCTTGACTTTGGCCGCCCCACCGCCGCCGATCGCATCAACAACTGGGTAAAGGAGCAGACCCGCGATCGCATTCCCACCATCGTTGACCAGCTACCCCCCGATCAGCTGCTGGTGCTGGTCAATGCCGTCTACTTCAAAGGGGCCTGGAGCGAAGCCTTTGACTCCGCCCGGACAGCGGAGCGCTCCTTCACCCTGGACAGCGGCGAGAGGATCCAGCACCCCCTGATGGCCCAGAGCGGCGACTATCGGTACCTGGAGACCGATCAGTTTCAGGCGGTCAGCCTGCCCTACGGCAACGGATCACTGAGCTTGGAGGTACTTTTGCCCGCCCCCAACACCAACCTGGCCGAGTTTTCCGCCCAGCTAACCGCCGAAAACTGGCAGAGCTGGATGAACCAGATGCGATCGCGCCCCGGCAACCTGCAGCTGCCCAAGTTCCAGTTTGAGTACGAGGCCGACCTGATCCCGGCCCTGCAAGCCCTGGGCATGGGCATCGCCTTTACCGAAGGCCAGGCCGACTTCTCAGGCCTCACCGACCTGGAGGCCTTCATTAACCAGGTGCGCCACAAAACCTTTATCGAGGTCAACGAAGCGGGCACCGAAGCCGCCGCCAGCACCGCGATCGGTATCATGCCCACCTCGATGCCCATGCCGCCAGCAGATCCCTTCGAAATGGTCGTCGATCGCCCCTTTGTGGCTGCCATCCGCGATCGCGACACCGGGGCGTTGCTGTTTGTCGGCGCGATCGTCGATCCGCGTTAG
- a CDS encoding CAAD domain-containing protein produces MSDPVLDVETSETAAGALGDEATRQVKQAWDKVSALLGDLPDYVSTFFKQYRRPIVTVGLIIAAIIAVKLVLALLSAINDFPLLAPTFELIGLIYSGWFLYRYLLKASNRQELLGDIAAIRDQVLGKG; encoded by the coding sequence ATGAGCGATCCGGTGCTTGACGTAGAAACGTCGGAAACTGCCGCTGGAGCCCTGGGCGACGAGGCGACCCGCCAGGTGAAGCAGGCTTGGGACAAGGTGTCTGCCCTGCTGGGAGATCTGCCGGACTACGTATCAACGTTCTTCAAGCAATACCGTCGCCCAATTGTGACGGTGGGTCTGATCATTGCCGCCATTATTGCGGTCAAGCTGGTGCTGGCTCTGCTCAGCGCCATCAACGACTTTCCGCTGCTGGCTCCCACCTTTGAACTCATCGGCCTGATCTACAGCGGCTGGTTCCTCTATCGGTACCTGCTCAAGGCCTCCAATCGGCAGGAGCTGCTGGGGGATATTGCCGCCATCCGCGACCAGGTGCTGGGTAAGGGGTAA
- the hflX gene encoding GTPase HflX, whose protein sequence is MIRVGVGTLRQTQIPPQELPRYGAERLSGIRCITTQFELDPPSEAILTTMALQRLDVLAVLALTGTGFTRRGGGATGYIQNAYLAHLVPHPEQRWLVSDPVALDELAQQDFLALAEGIEAEFSRAFTALQVEDDRDRVLVVGLFTNDQSDDHFHTRLEELERLVDSAGGEVLETLYQKRPRPHPQTVLGAGKVQEVALAAQTVGANLIVFDRDLSPMQVRNLENLVGIRVVDRTELILDIFAQRAKTGAGKLQVELAQLEYQMPRLRGRGQAMSRLGGGIGTRGPGETKLETERRAIQRRISKLQQEVNQLQAHRARLRHRRQDDNLPSIAVVGYTNAGKSTLVNTLTNSEVYAADQLFATLDPTTRRLAITDPETHATTQLVLTDTVGFIEELPASLMDAFRATLEEVTEADALLHVVDVSHPAWQDQIHWVMQILKQMPIVPGPMLLVFNKSDRVSSADLAIAQDEYPNALFISATERMGLETLRSRLLQLIDYAVTV, encoded by the coding sequence GTGATTCGCGTTGGTGTGGGCACCCTGCGCCAAACCCAGATCCCCCCTCAGGAGCTGCCCCGTTACGGGGCCGAGCGCCTCAGCGGCATTCGCTGCATCACCACCCAGTTTGAGCTGGACCCGCCCAGCGAGGCCATTCTCACCACCATGGCGCTACAGCGGCTGGATGTGCTGGCGGTGCTGGCCCTGACGGGTACCGGCTTTACCCGCCGGGGTGGCGGTGCCACGGGCTATATCCAAAATGCCTACCTGGCTCACCTGGTGCCCCACCCCGAGCAGCGCTGGCTGGTGTCTGACCCGGTGGCCCTAGACGAGCTGGCCCAGCAGGATTTTCTGGCCCTGGCCGAGGGCATAGAGGCCGAGTTTAGTCGCGCCTTTACCGCCCTCCAGGTGGAGGACGATCGCGATCGCGTTCTGGTGGTCGGCCTGTTTACCAACGACCAGAGCGACGACCACTTCCACACCCGGCTGGAGGAACTGGAGCGGCTAGTCGATAGCGCCGGCGGCGAAGTGCTGGAGACCCTGTACCAAAAGCGCCCCCGCCCCCACCCTCAGACCGTACTGGGGGCGGGCAAGGTGCAGGAGGTGGCCCTGGCGGCCCAGACCGTGGGGGCCAACCTGATCGTGTTCGATCGCGATCTGTCCCCCATGCAGGTGCGCAACCTGGAGAATCTGGTGGGCATTCGGGTGGTGGATCGCACCGAGCTGATTCTCGATATCTTTGCCCAGCGGGCCAAAACCGGGGCCGGCAAGCTCCAGGTGGAGCTTGCCCAGCTGGAGTACCAGATGCCCCGCCTGCGGGGCCGGGGCCAGGCCATGTCGCGGCTGGGGGGCGGCATTGGCACCCGGGGCCCCGGTGAAACCAAGCTGGAGACCGAGCGCCGCGCCATTCAGCGCCGGATCAGCAAACTCCAGCAGGAGGTCAACCAACTCCAGGCCCATCGCGCCCGCCTGCGCCACCGCCGCCAGGACGACAACCTGCCGTCGATCGCGGTGGTGGGCTACACCAACGCGGGTAAGTCTACCCTGGTGAATACCCTGACCAATTCGGAGGTCTACGCCGCCGACCAGCTGTTTGCCACCCTCGACCCCACCACCCGCCGCCTGGCCATCACCGACCCCGAAACCCATGCAACCACCCAACTGGTGCTGACCGACACCGTGGGCTTTATCGAAGAGCTACCCGCCTCGCTGATGGACGCCTTTCGCGCCACCCTTGAAGAGGTCACCGAAGCCGATGCGCTGCTGCACGTGGTGGATGTGTCCCACCCCGCCTGGCAGGACCAGATCCACTGGGTGATGCAGATTCTCAAACAGATGCCCATCGTCCCGGGGCCGATGCTGCTGGTGTTCAACAAGAGCGATCGCGTCAGCAGCGCCGACCTGGCGATTGCCCAGGACGAGTACCCCAACGCCCTATTTATCTCCGCCACCGAGCGCATGGGGCTAGAGACCCTGCGATCCCGCTTGCTCCAGCTGATCGACTACGCTGTGACGGTTTAA